A stretch of Triticum aestivum cultivar Chinese Spring chromosome 1D, IWGSC CS RefSeq v2.1, whole genome shotgun sequence DNA encodes these proteins:
- the LOC123179779 gene encoding protein NEN4, whose product MANTKKREMVFFDVEAAPPSGECRLLEFAAILVCPRRLVEVSSYSTLIRPDDAGADGGVLSASSAAPSFEDVFPDIFELLDGRVWAGHGIRRAGCPRVRGAFAAFGLPAPEPVGVVDSLDVLLAQGAQGCFGPAGAGDDGQEDEEAAAAALAEHFGIGARRARGLRCLDGARVSLEVLKHCAGVLLLESSLRGDVPAGASRRSKPAATPNPISNNTLEKAFALAAAKTTTPAKAATAPPPRSPAAASPAAVQKVKTSTGKRDSTGQVVVVKKGATAATVTTTTATGGRRVRPPAPPFSMILRHSRAVIR is encoded by the coding sequence ATGGCGAACACCAAGAAGAGGGAGATGGTGTTCTTCGACGTGgaggcggcgccgccgtccggcgagTGCCGCCTGCTGGAGTTCGCCGCCATCCTCGTCTGCCCGCGCCGCCTCGTCGAGGTCTCCAGCTACTCCACCCTCATCCGCCCGGACGACGCCGGCGCCGACGGTGGCGTCctctccgcctcctccgccgcgcccTCGTTCGAGGACGTCTTCCCGGACATCTTCGAGCTGCTGGACGGCCGCGTGTGGGCGGGCCACGGCATCCGGCGCGCCGGCTGCCCGCGCGTGCGCGGGGCCTTCGCCGCCTTCGGCCTGCCCGCGCCGGAGCCCGTGGGCGTCGTCGACTCCCTCGACGTGCTCCTCGCGCAGGGCGCGCAGGGGTGCTTCGGGCCGGCCGGCGCCGGGGACGACggccaggaggacgaggaggcggcggcggcggccctggCGGAGCACTTCGGGATCGGCGCGCGGCGGGCGCGGGGGCTCCGGTGCCTGGACGGCGCGCGCGTGAGCCTCGAGGTGCTCAAGCACTGCGCCGGCGTGCTGCTGCTCGAGTCCAGCCTCCGCGGCGACGTGCCCGCCGGCGCCAGCCGCAGGAGCAAGCCGGCGGCGACGCCCAATCCCATCAGCAACAACACGCTGGAGAAGGCGTTTGCCCTCGCGGCGGCCAAGACGACGACGCCGGCGAAGGCGGCCACGGCCCCTCCTCCTCGGTCTCCTGCTGCTGCTTCTCCGGCGGCTGTTCAGAAGGTGAAGACGAGCACGGGGAAGAGGGACAGCACGGggcaggtggtggtggtgaagaagggcgcgacggcggcgaccgTGACGACAACGACGGCTACCGGCGGTCGCCGGgttcgcccgccggcgccgccgttcAGCATGATCCTCAGGCACTCGAGGGCCGTCATCAGATGA
- the LOC123179781 gene encoding uncharacterized protein, whose product MEHYTMRLSAGGGATPTQQQQLCPWGEPLMAVAPDRRSRFWQMDVAVAAQPARIEVICPLPRRPARPPHPVEPFGRATSRPINGTLPVYRTDSASDILDLILSKNDPDVDTDSNGQAGFFCGSPPVRTNNPIVNDPQFGRNTPCFSPLGSPFSKMLGGRAEVGSPSCGASSSPKVRIEGFACGNKENHCAVTFA is encoded by the exons ATGGAGCACTACACCATGAGGCTCAGCGCGGGCGGAGGGGCCACGCCCACCCAGCAGCAGCAGCTCTGCCCCTGGGGGGAGCCCCTCATGGCGGTGGCGCCCGACCGAAGGTCGAGGTTCTGGCAGATGGACGTGGCCGTGGCGGCGCAGCCGGCCCGCATCGAGGTCATAtgcccgctgccgcgccgccccgcccgccctccCCACCCCGTCGAGCCCTTCGGCAGGGCCACCTCCAGGCCTATCAACGG GACGCTACCAGTGTATAGAACAGACTCCGCCTCTGATATCCTTGATCTCATCCTCAGCAAG AATGACCCTGATGTTGATACCGATTCCAACGGCCAGGCTGGCTTTTTCTGTGGTTCGCCTCCTGTCCGCACTAACAACCCCATTGTGAATGATCCGCAGTTTGGTAGGAACACCCCCTGTTTTTCTCCTCTAGGGAGCCCATTCAGCAAGATGCTTGGTGGACGAGCTGAAGTAGGCTCTCCGTCTTGCGGGGCGAGTAGCAGCCCAAAAGTGAGGATCGAAGGCTTTGCCTGCGGGAACAAAGAGAACCATTGTGCAGTCACCTTTGCCTGA